A genomic region of Christiangramia sp. OXR-203 contains the following coding sequences:
- a CDS encoding Lrp/AsnC family transcriptional regulator — translation MKIDELDKRILKHLQEDSKKTNKEIANDLKLSVTAIYERIKKLERDGVISKYVALVNPESVGKGFMVLCQIKLIQHKKDILTKFEKDITSLPEVIECLHVSGDYDYILKVLVKDMHEYREFMVAKLTSLDHIGSTKSVFTINKVKQSTIINL, via the coding sequence ATGAAAATTGATGAGCTGGATAAAAGAATATTGAAGCATCTTCAGGAGGATAGCAAAAAGACGAATAAGGAGATCGCGAATGACCTGAAACTTTCAGTTACTGCAATTTACGAACGTATTAAAAAGCTGGAACGTGATGGAGTCATATCGAAATATGTTGCATTAGTAAATCCGGAAAGTGTCGGCAAGGGTTTTATGGTTCTTTGTCAGATCAAACTGATTCAGCATAAAAAAGACATACTTACAAAATTCGAAAAGGATATCACCAGTCTGCCCGAAGTTATTGAATGTTTACATGTGAGCGGAGACTATGATTATATTTTAAAAGTGTTGGTAAAAGACATGCACGAATATCGTGAATTTATGGTCGCTAAGCTTACCAGCCTGGATCATATTGGGAGTACAAAAAGCGTCTTTACGATCAATAAAGTGAAGCAAAGCACGATCATTAATCTGTAA